A region from the Bacteroidota bacterium genome encodes:
- a CDS encoding T9SS type A sorting domain-containing protein: PFNPSTQFVVTLSEPGPITLRVFSVLGQLVRTQTINGEPGLNQIHFLADGLSSGNYLYQITTHMGQSTGMMTLSK, encoded by the coding sequence CCATTCAATCCATCCACACAGTTTGTGGTAACCTTGTCAGAACCCGGCCCCATTACTCTTAGAGTGTTTTCAGTTTTGGGTCAGTTGGTCCGCACACAAACCATTAACGGTGAACCCGGGTTGAATCAGATTCATTTTCTGGCAGATGGACTTAGTTCGGGGAACTACCTGTACCAGATCACCACCCACATGGGGCAGTCAACTGGTATGATGACGTTGAGTAAATAA